A genome region from Arthrobacter sp. SLBN-100 includes the following:
- a CDS encoding F0F1 ATP synthase subunit epsilon, with protein MAELEVEIVAADHFVWSGAAKMVKARTSDGEIGILPGHSPLLAILAEGELAIQPVSGDRIAVDVDGGFFSVDNNRVVIVADNAQLGGSATAGIR; from the coding sequence ATGGCTGAGCTTGAGGTTGAGATTGTCGCAGCGGACCACTTCGTGTGGTCCGGAGCGGCCAAGATGGTCAAGGCCCGCACCAGCGATGGTGAAATCGGAATCCTGCCCGGCCACTCGCCCCTGCTGGCGATCCTGGCCGAGGGTGAACTGGCTATCCAGCCGGTGTCCGGGGACCGTATTGCGGTAGATGTCGACGGCGGATTCTTCTCCGTGGACAACAACCGCGTGGTTATCGTCGCTGACAACGCCCAACTGGGCGGCTCGGCTACCGCTGGGATCCGCTAG
- a CDS encoding F0F1 ATP synthase subunit B — protein MNQLIISAATEGEVNPLVPNLWEMGVTLVGFAILMFIVVKFVVPMFEKTFAERAEAIEGGIAKAEKAQAEASAALEEYKQQLTDARAEANRIREEARAEGAQILADLKEKAAAESARITAQAHAQIESERQAAVVSLRSEVGTLATTLAGRIVGETLNDDERAARVVDRFLADLETQSAGAAK, from the coding sequence ATGAATCAGCTGATCATCTCAGCCGCCACTGAGGGCGAAGTCAACCCCCTGGTTCCCAACCTCTGGGAAATGGGCGTTACCCTCGTGGGCTTCGCCATTCTCATGTTCATCGTGGTCAAGTTCGTTGTCCCGATGTTCGAGAAGACCTTCGCCGAGCGTGCCGAGGCTATCGAAGGCGGCATTGCAAAGGCTGAAAAGGCCCAGGCTGAGGCGTCTGCTGCACTCGAAGAGTACAAGCAGCAGCTGACCGACGCCCGCGCCGAAGCCAACCGCATCCGTGAGGAAGCCCGCGCCGAAGGTGCCCAGATCCTCGCGGATCTCAAGGAGAAGGCAGCTGCAGAGTCTGCCCGCATCACGGCCCAGGCCCATGCCCAGATCGAATCCGAGCGCCAGGCGGCTGTTGTGTCCCTGCGTTCGGAGGTAGGCACCCTGGCCACCACCCTTGCCGGCCGAATCGTCGGTGAAACACTGAATGACGACGAACGCGCAGCACGGGTAGTGGACCGCTTCCTGGCAGATCTGGAGACCCAGAGCGCAGGTGCAGCTAAGTAA
- a CDS encoding alpha/beta hydrolase, translating to MDWVFDIRLTDGPVYWASLALGLAGAAYLLIPPSRTGGRRWFIQVIAAAAAAFALVATVHWALINLFSVFPENIPDTVLLWIVPAVAALILLLLRLPRSSWRRRATGLAAVLLVAALSSVQVNAYFGLNRTVSDLLGTAVARIPTLEPALMRQQGAADGVPLRGWAPQGELPAGGVLRKAAIPGTASGMTTRDAYIYLPPAYFAKNRPALPVLVLVAGQPGGPPDWLTGGALDGHMDSFAAAHGGLAPVVVIPDPNGSQSANTMCMDSRIAQADTYLSRDVPAWISSTLAVDTNHRQWAIGGFSFGGTCALQMGTRHPDLFPSVLSFSGEAEPALAKERQKTIDAAFPGEPEEFDRQTPLAIMKERRFETSGVYLTAGQDDPEFVAYLNTLAAAARGAGFDVRAYEVEHTGHSWDTSSKRIADALQFLSDRWGLGQ from the coding sequence GTGGACTGGGTTTTTGACATCCGGCTGACCGACGGCCCCGTGTACTGGGCCTCCCTGGCCCTGGGTCTGGCCGGAGCCGCATACCTCCTCATCCCTCCCTCGCGCACCGGCGGGCGGCGCTGGTTCATCCAAGTGATTGCCGCCGCCGCCGCAGCCTTCGCCTTGGTGGCAACGGTCCACTGGGCGCTCATCAATCTCTTCTCTGTCTTCCCGGAAAACATCCCGGACACGGTCCTGCTCTGGATAGTGCCCGCAGTGGCTGCCTTGATCCTCCTGCTGCTCCGGCTGCCCCGAAGCAGTTGGCGCCGCCGCGCCACCGGCCTGGCCGCCGTACTGCTCGTCGCAGCCCTGTCCTCCGTACAGGTCAACGCCTACTTCGGGCTGAACCGTACCGTGAGCGATCTCCTCGGCACGGCCGTGGCCCGGATCCCCACGCTGGAACCGGCCCTGATGCGGCAACAGGGGGCGGCCGACGGCGTCCCGCTCCGGGGGTGGGCACCGCAGGGTGAGCTTCCGGCCGGGGGAGTCCTGCGCAAGGCTGCCATTCCCGGCACCGCCTCCGGTATGACCACCCGCGACGCCTACATCTATCTGCCGCCCGCGTACTTTGCCAAGAACCGACCGGCGCTTCCGGTGCTGGTCCTGGTGGCCGGCCAGCCCGGCGGGCCGCCGGACTGGCTCACCGGAGGCGCGCTGGACGGACATATGGACTCCTTCGCGGCAGCCCACGGTGGCCTGGCCCCGGTGGTGGTGATTCCTGATCCGAACGGCTCACAGTCTGCCAATACCATGTGCATGGACAGCCGGATAGCGCAGGCTGATACGTATCTTTCCCGCGATGTACCCGCCTGGATCAGTTCCACCCTTGCCGTGGACACCAACCACCGCCAGTGGGCCATTGGCGGATTCTCCTTCGGCGGCACCTGCGCACTCCAGATGGGAACCCGTCACCCGGACCTGTTCCCGTCCGTCCTGTCGTTTTCCGGGGAAGCCGAGCCGGCCCTGGCCAAGGAGCGGCAAAAGACCATCGATGCCGCCTTCCCCGGGGAGCCGGAGGAATTCGACCGGCAGACCCCCCTGGCCATCATGAAAGAACGGCGCTTTGAGACCAGCGGCGTGTACCTGACTGCCGGGCAGGACGACCCCGAATTCGTGGCCTACCTCAACACCCTCGCCGCCGCTGCCCGGGGCGCGGGTTTCGACGTCCGCGCCTACGAAGTGGAACACACCGGCCATTCCTGGGACACGTCCTCCAAGCGGATTGCCGATGCCCTGCAGTTCCTCTCCGACAGATGGGGACTCGGCCAGTGA
- a CDS encoding DUF2550 domain-containing protein — translation MDAPSLPFIAMAITFGLLVFALCLSGVRRFNLRRALGTVDASICMAGNSWQVGVCRYQDNDLEWFRLFSLSVRPKHKFKRHSLELLGRRKPTEAEAVKVQPDVVIVELRYEGQNLRLAMKFDAYAGLSSWLEAGPVIGVGTWR, via the coding sequence ATGGACGCACCGAGTCTTCCGTTCATCGCCATGGCAATCACGTTTGGATTGCTGGTATTTGCACTGTGCCTTTCGGGGGTGCGCCGCTTCAACCTGCGGCGCGCCCTCGGCACGGTGGACGCCTCCATTTGCATGGCTGGAAACAGCTGGCAGGTGGGGGTTTGTCGTTATCAGGACAACGACCTCGAGTGGTTCCGCCTGTTCTCGCTGAGTGTCCGGCCGAAGCACAAATTCAAGCGTCACTCACTGGAACTGCTGGGCCGCCGCAAGCCCACGGAGGCCGAGGCAGTGAAGGTCCAGCCCGACGTCGTCATCGTTGAACTCCGGTACGAGGGGCAGAACCTCCGCCTGGCCATGAAGTTCGACGCCTACGCCGGGTTGTCCTCCTGGCTGGAAGCCGGCCCGGTCATCGGCGTGGGCACCTGGCGCTAG
- the atpD gene encoding F0F1 ATP synthase subunit beta, giving the protein MTATATEHVAATSGATGRIARVIGPVVDVEFPADAIPSIYNALTTEITLNGETKTITFETALHLGDNLIRAISLQATDGLVRGTNVVDTGAPISVPVGDGVKGHIFNVLGQPLDVAESELQISERWPIHRKAPNFASLEGSTEMLETGIKVIDLLTPYIKGGKIGLFGGAGVGKTVLIQEMITRVARNFGGTSVFAGVGERTREGNDLWVEMEEAGVLKDTALVFGQMDEPPGTRLRVALSALTMAEYFRDVQNQDVLLFIDNIFRFTQAGSEVSTLLGRMPSAVGYQPNLADEMGLLQERITSTKGHSITSMQAIYVPADDYTDPAPATTFAHLDATTELSREIASRGLYPAVDPLTSTSRILDPQYIGKDHYTTAVRVKQILQKNKELQDIIAILGVDELSEEDKIVVSRARRIQQFLSQNTYTAKQFTGVEGSTVSIKDTVEGFTAICDGELDHIAEQAFFNVGGLDDVERQWAKIQEQTK; this is encoded by the coding sequence ATGACTGCCACTGCTACCGAACACGTAGCCGCAACGTCCGGTGCCACCGGCCGCATTGCGCGCGTAATCGGCCCGGTTGTCGACGTCGAATTCCCGGCTGACGCAATCCCGTCCATCTACAACGCACTCACCACCGAGATCACTCTCAACGGTGAGACCAAGACCATCACGTTCGAGACCGCCCTTCACTTGGGCGACAACCTCATTCGCGCCATCTCCCTGCAGGCTACCGACGGACTTGTCCGCGGCACCAACGTAGTGGACACCGGTGCGCCGATTTCCGTACCCGTCGGCGACGGCGTCAAGGGCCACATCTTCAACGTCCTGGGCCAGCCCCTGGACGTTGCCGAATCGGAACTGCAGATCAGCGAACGCTGGCCCATCCACCGCAAGGCACCGAACTTCGCTTCCCTCGAAGGCTCCACCGAGATGCTGGAAACCGGCATCAAGGTCATCGACCTCCTCACCCCCTACATCAAGGGTGGAAAGATCGGCCTGTTCGGCGGCGCCGGCGTGGGCAAGACCGTTCTGATCCAGGAAATGATCACCCGTGTTGCCCGCAACTTCGGTGGTACCTCGGTATTCGCCGGTGTGGGTGAGCGTACCCGCGAAGGTAACGACCTCTGGGTCGAAATGGAAGAGGCAGGCGTCCTCAAGGACACCGCCCTTGTGTTCGGCCAGATGGACGAGCCGCCGGGAACGCGTCTGCGCGTGGCCCTGTCCGCGCTGACCATGGCGGAGTACTTCCGCGATGTGCAGAACCAGGACGTGCTGCTCTTCATCGACAACATCTTCCGCTTCACCCAGGCAGGTTCCGAGGTTTCCACCCTCCTCGGCCGCATGCCTTCGGCTGTGGGCTACCAGCCCAACCTGGCTGACGAGATGGGCCTCCTGCAGGAGCGCATTACGTCCACCAAGGGCCACTCCATCACCTCGATGCAGGCCATCTACGTCCCCGCAGATGACTACACCGACCCGGCGCCGGCCACCACCTTCGCACACCTGGATGCGACCACGGAACTTTCCCGTGAAATCGCCTCCCGTGGCCTGTACCCGGCTGTTGACCCGCTGACGTCGACTTCCCGTATCCTGGACCCCCAGTACATCGGCAAGGACCACTACACCACGGCTGTCCGGGTGAAGCAGATCCTGCAGAAGAACAAGGAACTCCAGGACATCATCGCCATCCTTGGTGTTGACGAACTCTCCGAAGAGGACAAGATCGTCGTGTCGCGTGCACGCCGCATCCAGCAGTTCCTCTCGCAGAACACCTACACCGCCAAGCAGTTCACCGGCGTCGAGGGCTCCACGGTTTCCATCAAGGACACCGTGGAAGGCTTCACCGCCATCTGCGACGGCGAGCTGGACCACATCGCGGAGCAGGCGTTCTTCAACGTCGGCGGCCTCGATGACGTTGAGCGCCAGTGGGCCAAGATCCAGGAACAGACCAAGTAA
- the atpE gene encoding ATP synthase F0 subunit C → MEGNLNLVGYGLSAIGGGIGVGLVFAAYINGVARQPEAQRVLQPIAFLGLALTEALAILGLVFAFVL, encoded by the coding sequence ATGGAAGGCAATCTCAACCTCGTAGGTTACGGTCTGTCCGCAATCGGTGGTGGTATCGGTGTTGGTCTCGTATTCGCTGCCTACATCAACGGCGTCGCCCGCCAGCCGGAAGCACAGCGTGTCCTGCAGCCGATCGCATTCCTCGGCCTTGCGCTGACCGAAGCCCTCGCCATCCTCGGCCTGGTCTTCGCCTTCGTTCTCTAG
- a CDS encoding bifunctional lysylphosphatidylglycerol flippase/synthetase MprF, with product MGTRPVTSGQQIRTASLAWTTVVRPARDRIIAGLKSMPFSVAVLAVFLAAGAVTGSYLAGPPEQLLDGAGVSGPGLRAGHWWSLFTSLFFATNPLAYISASLMILVLLGLAERRLGTAAAVALFLGGQFGAVTLFLLITQLAGYVGDGWLDRMADDILIGPYPAVLAAGLAAAGRLPVLWQRRLRTGVLSISILLVLYIGHAETVIGLIGAVLGLLAGWWIQGDQGQLHRHRSTGRESRNLLALTVAVFAVGPILTGIARAPTGPLALLRDVVLNPMPTLSQLAFNCGTTVEASCLEAGRAGFAGPFGLALAVVPVVLLLICADGMRRGRRLALNIAIAIQLAVTALAAVYLALFALVPSRPHGTSAPPMGSAFAHVLPLVCVPLLLAVLLWLNRRQFRVQTVPAARRMLALVVGGSWLVLAAAYAIAWLSAGGLMRDGGLLGLFAELARQYVPVPIPQHYHRVFADRNSVEAVLFAYSGPVFWVIALVAVWWMLLGGHHGSDSGRQDRITARNLLHQGGGPISWMALWEPNSYWFSPDGRGAVAFQRHGSVALTLGGAFGPADAQGHVTEGFLAYCSRQALIPALYSCDDTVWPMLRERGFSRVPVAQETRLAIRELEFKGKEWQNVRTALNRAGKLGVEAVWGTYASLPAALRSKLSEVSEEWAAGKTVPEMGFTLGGIDELDDPEVLCCLAVDGSGTVHGVTSWLPVYDGGRLVSRTLDVMRRGADGFPGVMEFLIASAVLELRGSVEVISLSGSPLASLPGSGDGSGREDQADNLVRILDLVGHALEPVYGFRSLAAFKSRFKPEYRTLYLYYQDALYLPAIGRALTRAYLPGLSLPQGARLVRKLVN from the coding sequence ATGGGGACTCGGCCAGTGACGTCCGGACAGCAGATACGCACCGCATCCCTGGCCTGGACAACAGTGGTTCGGCCGGCTCGGGACCGGATCATCGCAGGGCTGAAGTCGATGCCGTTCTCTGTGGCGGTCCTCGCGGTGTTCCTGGCCGCCGGTGCCGTCACCGGCAGCTACCTTGCGGGGCCCCCGGAACAGTTGCTGGACGGGGCCGGAGTCAGCGGACCGGGCCTGCGTGCCGGCCACTGGTGGTCCCTCTTTACCAGCCTCTTCTTCGCCACCAACCCCCTCGCGTATATCTCCGCATCGCTGATGATCCTCGTGCTGCTGGGCCTGGCAGAGCGGAGGCTCGGGACAGCCGCCGCCGTGGCGCTTTTCCTCGGCGGCCAGTTCGGTGCCGTCACGCTCTTCCTGCTGATCACCCAATTGGCGGGCTATGTCGGCGACGGATGGCTCGACCGGATGGCCGATGACATCCTGATCGGGCCCTACCCGGCAGTGCTGGCGGCCGGCCTTGCCGCAGCCGGCCGACTGCCGGTTCTCTGGCAGCGGAGGCTGCGGACGGGCGTGCTCTCCATTTCGATCCTCCTGGTCCTGTACATCGGGCACGCCGAAACGGTGATCGGCCTGATCGGCGCCGTCCTGGGACTCCTGGCCGGCTGGTGGATCCAGGGAGATCAGGGCCAGCTGCACCGCCACCGTTCCACCGGGCGTGAATCCCGAAACCTCCTCGCCCTCACTGTTGCCGTCTTTGCGGTTGGACCGATCCTCACAGGCATCGCGCGGGCGCCCACCGGGCCGCTGGCGCTCCTGCGGGACGTGGTCCTGAACCCGATGCCCACCCTCAGCCAGCTGGCATTCAACTGCGGAACAACGGTGGAGGCATCCTGCCTGGAAGCCGGACGGGCAGGTTTTGCCGGTCCCTTCGGGCTGGCGCTTGCAGTGGTTCCGGTGGTCCTGTTGCTGATCTGCGCTGACGGAATGCGCCGCGGCCGCCGCCTCGCCTTGAACATCGCCATTGCCATCCAGCTCGCAGTGACCGCCCTGGCCGCCGTCTACCTGGCCCTGTTTGCCCTGGTTCCGTCCCGGCCGCACGGCACCTCCGCGCCGCCCATGGGCTCCGCTTTTGCCCACGTTCTTCCCCTGGTGTGCGTACCCCTGCTGTTGGCAGTGCTCCTGTGGCTTAACCGGCGGCAGTTCCGCGTCCAGACGGTACCAGCCGCCCGCCGGATGCTGGCACTCGTGGTGGGAGGTTCATGGCTGGTCCTGGCCGCTGCCTACGCCATCGCCTGGTTGTCGGCCGGGGGACTGATGCGCGACGGCGGCCTGCTGGGACTTTTTGCCGAGCTGGCCAGGCAATACGTCCCGGTGCCGATCCCGCAGCACTACCACCGGGTTTTTGCCGACCGGAACAGTGTGGAAGCCGTTCTCTTCGCCTACTCCGGCCCCGTGTTCTGGGTGATTGCCCTGGTGGCCGTATGGTGGATGCTCCTCGGCGGACATCACGGCAGCGATTCCGGGCGGCAGGACCGGATCACAGCGCGCAACCTGCTTCATCAGGGCGGCGGGCCGATCTCCTGGATGGCGCTGTGGGAACCCAACAGCTACTGGTTCAGTCCTGACGGACGCGGCGCTGTGGCTTTCCAACGGCATGGCAGCGTGGCACTGACACTGGGCGGGGCCTTCGGTCCGGCAGATGCCCAAGGGCACGTGACGGAGGGCTTCCTCGCCTACTGCAGCAGGCAGGCCCTGATCCCCGCGCTCTACTCCTGCGACGATACGGTCTGGCCGATGCTGCGGGAGCGCGGGTTTTCCCGGGTCCCCGTGGCCCAGGAGACGCGCCTGGCCATCCGCGAACTCGAGTTCAAGGGCAAGGAATGGCAGAATGTCCGCACCGCCCTGAACAGGGCCGGGAAGCTGGGGGTCGAAGCCGTCTGGGGAACCTACGCCTCCCTGCCGGCGGCACTTCGGTCAAAGCTGAGCGAAGTGTCCGAGGAATGGGCTGCCGGAAAAACGGTTCCGGAGATGGGCTTTACACTGGGCGGAATCGACGAGCTCGACGACCCGGAGGTGCTGTGCTGCCTCGCCGTGGATGGCAGCGGCACCGTCCACGGGGTGACCAGCTGGTTGCCGGTGTACGACGGCGGGCGGCTGGTCAGCAGGACGCTGGACGTTATGCGCCGGGGTGCCGACGGTTTTCCCGGCGTGATGGAATTCCTCATCGCCTCCGCGGTACTTGAGCTGCGCGGTTCCGTCGAGGTCATCTCCCTCTCAGGTTCTCCGCTGGCCAGCCTGCCCGGCTCCGGCGACGGTTCCGGCCGCGAGGACCAGGCGGATAACCTGGTCCGGATCCTCGACCTGGTGGGGCACGCCCTGGAACCGGTCTACGGGTTCCGTTCGCTGGCCGCATTCAAGTCACGGTTCAAACCCGAGTACCGTACCCTTTACCTGTATTACCAGGACGCGTTGTACCTGCCGGCCATTGGCCGGGCCTTGACAAGGGCCTACCTGCCCGGGCTTTCCC
- a CDS encoding F0F1 ATP synthase subunit delta encodes MAGVSSESLATALASLEAKLPTASLQLAKELFGILGMVDSSAGLRRALTDPSRNGDEKSALVRQLVGGKVSADAADIAGGLASSRWANARDIGDALETLAATVVISVAENKSAVSASGISGLEELENDLFSFNQAVASRHEVQRALSEPQASAAAKATLAERLVPGVSEEAKVLISQAVTQPRGIKPTRLVERFAELAAKRQQRWIATVSVTRPLTATQLARLQAGLNALYGRELKVNVNVDPALIGGIRVQVGDEVLDASVITRLGELQRQLAG; translated from the coding sequence ATGGCAGGCGTATCGAGCGAATCGCTGGCAACAGCCCTGGCCTCGCTGGAAGCAAAGCTTCCGACGGCGTCGCTGCAGCTGGCAAAGGAACTCTTCGGAATTCTGGGAATGGTGGACAGCTCGGCTGGCTTGCGCCGCGCCCTGACTGACCCGTCCCGCAACGGTGACGAAAAGTCGGCGCTGGTCAGGCAGCTGGTTGGCGGAAAAGTCTCCGCTGATGCTGCAGACATCGCGGGCGGACTGGCCAGCTCACGCTGGGCAAACGCCCGGGATATCGGCGATGCACTCGAGACTCTTGCCGCAACGGTGGTCATTTCCGTTGCTGAAAACAAGTCGGCCGTTTCTGCCTCCGGAATCTCTGGCCTGGAAGAGCTGGAGAACGATCTGTTCTCCTTCAACCAGGCCGTTGCCTCCCGCCACGAGGTACAACGTGCTCTGTCCGAACCACAGGCCAGCGCTGCAGCCAAGGCCACGCTGGCCGAGAGGCTGGTGCCCGGCGTGAGCGAGGAAGCAAAGGTCCTCATCTCGCAGGCAGTCACCCAGCCCCGCGGCATCAAGCCCACCCGGCTGGTGGAACGGTTCGCCGAGCTGGCGGCCAAGCGGCAGCAGCGCTGGATTGCAACGGTCAGCGTGACCCGTCCTCTGACAGCAACGCAGCTTGCACGCCTCCAGGCGGGCCTGAATGCGCTGTACGGGCGGGAACTGAAGGTCAACGTCAACGTTGACCCGGCACTCATTGGTGGCATCCGCGTCCAGGTCGGTGACGAAGTGCTCGATGCTTCGGTCATCACCCGCCTGGGCGAGCTGCAACGCCAGCTGGCCGGCTAG
- the atpA gene encoding F0F1 ATP synthase subunit alpha, giving the protein MAELTINADDVRNALNEFAASYEPGNAERVEVGRVTTAGDGIARVEGLPSVMANELLRFEDGTLGLAQNLDVREIGVIILGDFTGIEEGQEVHRTGQVLSVPVGDAFLGRVVDPLGVPIDDLGEIKAETTRALELQAPGVTQRKSVHEPMQTGLKAIDAMIPIGRGQRQLIIGDRQTGKSAIAIDTIINQKANWASGDVTKQVRCIYVAIGQKASTIAAIRQTLEDNGALEYTTIVASPASDPAGFKYLAPYAGSAIGQHWMYGGKHVLIVFDDLSKQAEAYRAVSLLLRRPPGREAYPGDVFYLHSRLLERCAKLSDELGAGSMTGLPLIETKANDVSAYIPTNVISITDGQIFLQSDLFNANQRPAVDVGVSVSRVGGAAQVKSMKKVSGTLKLDLAQYRDMQAFAMFASDLDAASRQQLTRGARLMELLKQGQYSPFPVENQVVSIWAGTNGYLDDVPVEDISRFESEFLEHLSHKSSILTTLAQTNVLDDDTVAALKSAIVDFKKGFFGEGDNHLVGAGHEEHDAISEGDVDQEKIVKQKR; this is encoded by the coding sequence ATGGCCGAATTGACCATCAACGCCGACGACGTCCGTAATGCGCTGAACGAGTTCGCGGCGTCCTACGAACCCGGAAACGCAGAGCGCGTAGAGGTCGGCCGCGTAACCACCGCTGGTGACGGCATCGCCCGTGTTGAGGGCCTTCCCTCGGTCATGGCGAACGAGCTGCTGCGCTTCGAGGACGGTACCCTGGGCCTGGCCCAGAACCTGGACGTCCGCGAAATCGGCGTTATTATCCTCGGCGACTTCACCGGCATCGAAGAAGGCCAGGAAGTCCACCGGACGGGACAGGTTCTGTCCGTTCCCGTCGGTGACGCCTTCCTCGGCCGCGTTGTCGACCCGCTGGGCGTGCCCATCGATGACCTCGGCGAGATCAAGGCCGAGACCACCCGCGCACTGGAGCTGCAGGCTCCCGGCGTGACCCAGCGCAAGTCGGTGCATGAGCCGATGCAGACCGGACTCAAGGCCATCGACGCCATGATTCCGATCGGCCGCGGCCAGCGCCAGCTGATCATTGGTGACCGCCAGACCGGCAAGTCCGCGATCGCGATCGACACCATCATCAACCAGAAGGCCAACTGGGCTTCGGGCGATGTGACCAAGCAGGTCCGCTGCATCTACGTGGCAATCGGCCAGAAGGCGTCAACCATTGCCGCCATCCGCCAGACCCTCGAGGACAACGGCGCGCTGGAGTACACCACCATCGTGGCGTCCCCCGCATCGGACCCCGCAGGCTTCAAGTACCTCGCACCGTACGCCGGTTCGGCCATCGGCCAGCACTGGATGTACGGCGGCAAGCACGTCCTCATCGTGTTTGATGACCTGTCCAAGCAGGCAGAGGCGTACCGTGCAGTGTCGCTGCTGCTCCGCCGCCCGCCGGGACGCGAAGCCTACCCGGGTGACGTCTTCTACCTGCACTCCCGCCTGCTGGAGCGTTGCGCGAAGCTCTCCGACGAGCTGGGCGCAGGTTCCATGACCGGTTTGCCGCTGATCGAAACGAAGGCCAACGACGTTTCGGCCTACATCCCCACCAACGTGATCTCCATCACCGACGGCCAGATCTTCCTCCAGTCGGACCTCTTCAACGCCAACCAGCGTCCCGCTGTTGACGTTGGTGTGTCGGTGTCCCGCGTAGGCGGTGCCGCACAGGTGAAGTCCATGAAGAAGGTTTCCGGCACGTTGAAGCTGGACCTGGCCCAGTACCGCGACATGCAGGCATTCGCCATGTTCGCCTCGGACCTGGACGCCGCTTCACGCCAGCAGCTCACCCGTGGTGCACGCCTGATGGAACTGCTCAAGCAGGGCCAGTACTCGCCGTTCCCGGTGGAGAACCAGGTTGTCTCCATCTGGGCAGGCACCAACGGCTACCTCGATGACGTGCCGGTTGAGGACATCAGCCGCTTCGAGTCGGAGTTCCTGGAGCACCTGTCCCACAAGTCCTCCATCCTCACCACGCTGGCGCAGACCAACGTGCTGGACGATGACACCGTTGCAGCTCTGAAGTCCGCCATCGTGGACTTCAAGAAGGGCTTTTTCGGCGAGGGTGACAACCACCTGGTAGGCGCCGGCCACGAGGAGCATGACGCTATCTCCGAGGGCGACGTAGACCAGGAAAAGATTGTCAAGCAGAAGCGCTAA
- a CDS encoding F0F1 ATP synthase subunit gamma: MGAQIRVYRQKISSTTSMRKIFKAMELIATSRIGKARARVAASLPYANAITRAVSAVASQSEIDHPLTTEPEQIRRAAVLVITSDRGLAGSYSASVLKQAEGLNELLHAEGKEVKTYLVGRKAQAYFDFRNREYSRVWTGGTDAPEFATAREIGEALLTEFATDYEEGGVDEIHVVYTRFKSMVTQEPTVIRLLPLEVVEEQAASESDLLPLYEFEPETERVLDALLPRYIESRIFAAMLQAAASELAARQRAMKSAGDNATDLIKKYTRLRNTARQAEITQELSEIVAGADALAS, from the coding sequence ATGGGAGCCCAGATTCGGGTCTACCGCCAGAAGATCAGCTCGACCACGTCGATGCGCAAGATCTTCAAGGCGATGGAACTGATCGCTACCTCGCGCATCGGCAAGGCCCGTGCGCGCGTAGCAGCTTCACTGCCTTACGCGAACGCGATCACGCGCGCCGTTTCTGCTGTCGCCAGCCAAAGCGAAATCGACCACCCGCTGACCACTGAGCCGGAGCAGATCCGCCGTGCCGCCGTCCTGGTAATCACCTCGGACCGCGGCCTGGCCGGATCCTACTCGGCAAGCGTGCTCAAGCAGGCGGAAGGTCTCAACGAGCTGCTCCACGCTGAAGGCAAGGAAGTCAAGACGTACCTCGTCGGACGCAAGGCGCAGGCCTACTTCGACTTCCGGAACCGCGAATACTCACGGGTCTGGACCGGAGGCACCGACGCACCGGAGTTCGCCACCGCCCGTGAAATCGGCGAGGCGCTGCTCACGGAATTCGCCACCGACTATGAAGAGGGCGGCGTGGACGAGATCCACGTGGTGTACACCCGCTTCAAGTCCATGGTTACCCAGGAGCCCACGGTCATCCGCCTGCTTCCGCTGGAAGTAGTGGAAGAGCAGGCAGCTTCTGAATCGGACCTGTTGCCGCTGTACGAGTTCGAGCCGGAAACCGAGCGTGTTCTTGACGCCCTGCTGCCGCGCTACATCGAGTCACGCATCTTCGCGGCCATGCTGCAGGCAGCAGCTTCCGAGCTTGCTGCACGCCAGCGGGCCATGAAGTCCGCAGGCGACAACGCCACGGACCTCATCAAGAAGTACACGCGTCTGCGCAACACGGCCCGCCAGGCTGAAATTACGCAGGAGCTTTCCGAGATCGTTGCCGGCGCCGACGCCCTCGCGTCCTAG